One stretch of Deinococcus taeanensis DNA includes these proteins:
- a CDS encoding FCD domain-containing protein: MCGQRNRHSRQELTCIPWRLPAGPRARRAAPLQLALPTQDAAGADTAVHQVWTAGSGNHELQRPLGPLKRKRRRTERASFNAAAPGEASLAEHAAVSGALRPGDLERGRNSGTWRTRGWPPRTAGPAVPGGPRTTDARPGPAPGGPRRNLQRARACTTGRVPVYSSRYSG; the protein is encoded by the coding sequence ATGTGCGGCCAGCGTAACCGGCATTCCCGTCAGGAGCTGACGTGTATTCCGTGGCGGCTCCCGGCGGGGCCGCGGGCGCGCCGTGCGGCCCCACTGCAACTCGCTCTGCCGACCCAGGACGCCGCCGGGGCTGATACCGCCGTTCACCAGGTCTGGACCGCCGGGTCCGGCAACCATGAACTGCAGCGGCCCCTGGGCCCCCTCAAGCGCAAACGGCGGCGCACCGAACGGGCGTCCTTCAATGCCGCCGCCCCGGGCGAGGCGTCGCTCGCGGAACACGCCGCGGTGTCCGGCGCGCTGCGCCCGGGCGACCTGGAGCGCGGCCGGAACAGCGGAACGTGGCGGACCCGGGGCTGGCCGCCGCGCACCGCCGGTCCAGCTGTGCCCGGCGGGCCGCGCACCACTGACGCCAGACCCGGCCCCGCTCCGGGTGGACCCAGACGGAACCTTCAGCGGGCGAGGGCGTGCACGACCGGGCGCGTGCCGGTGTACAGCTCGCGGTACAGCGGGTAG
- a CDS encoding DinB family protein: MTQPHDQPGVFTAQEMLQHWKGHRALTRRTIERFPDDQLFSFTPGAPLRTFGDMMLETVRMIAPSLHGTRTGEWNFKLADTSAIQDKAALLAAWDEADELIATTWPHLTREALRGVVPPLPHLRALPYLVDNEIHHRAQGFIYLRLLGTEPPAFYEREATSPA; encoded by the coding sequence ATGACCCAACCGCACGACCAACCCGGTGTGTTCACCGCTCAGGAAATGCTCCAGCACTGGAAGGGCCACCGAGCCCTCACGCGGCGCACGATCGAACGCTTCCCGGACGATCAGTTGTTTTCGTTCACGCCTGGCGCGCCCCTGCGGACGTTCGGCGACATGATGCTCGAAACCGTCCGCATGATCGCGCCCAGTCTGCACGGCACCCGGACCGGCGAGTGGAACTTCAAGCTGGCGGACACCAGCGCCATTCAGGACAAAGCGGCTCTTCTCGCGGCCTGGGACGAAGCCGACGAGCTGATCGCCACCACGTGGCCGCACCTGACGCGTGAGGCGCTGCGCGGGGTCGTGCCGCCCCTGCCTCATCTCAGGGCGCTGCCCTACCTGGTGGACAATGAGATTCATCACCGCGCGCAGGGGTTCATCTACCTGCGGCTGCTGGGCACCGAACCACCGGCCTTCTACGAACGGGAAGCAACTTCGCCCGCCTGA